The following are from one region of the Methanobacteriales archaeon HGW-Methanobacteriales-1 genome:
- the galE gene encoding UDP-glucose 4-epimerase GalE: MILIVGGAGYIGSHVNKVLHENGEETLVLDNLSYGHEEFVKWGKFVKGDLSNTELLTNIFKKYTIDAVMHFAAFTYVGESVEDPQKYYVNNLKNTLNLLAVMKEFNVNKFIFSSTCAVYGEPQKLPLSEDHPLNPMSPYGNSKLMVEKILEDYSQAYDLSYVSLRYFNAAGADPSSEIGEWHNPETHLIPLILDAASERRESVSIYGTNYPTPDGTCIRDYIHVLDLAQAHYKALKYLNEKNKSQVFNLGNGNGFSVKEVIQTCQEVTGNRIKVIEDEPRPGDPPILVGSSKKAREVLGWNPQWTDLQDIISTAWNWYQKLYMNNDNL; this comes from the coding sequence ATGATATTAATTGTAGGTGGAGCAGGTTACATAGGCTCCCATGTAAATAAAGTACTTCATGAAAATGGAGAAGAGACTCTGGTACTGGATAATCTTAGCTATGGCCATGAAGAGTTTGTTAAATGGGGAAAATTTGTGAAAGGTGACTTATCCAATACAGAACTCCTAACAAATATATTTAAAAAATATACCATAGATGCCGTGATGCACTTTGCAGCATTTACCTATGTAGGAGAATCTGTAGAAGACCCCCAAAAATATTATGTTAATAATCTTAAAAACACCCTCAACCTATTGGCTGTAATGAAGGAGTTTAATGTAAATAAATTTATATTTTCATCAACCTGTGCCGTTTATGGTGAGCCTCAAAAACTACCATTAAGTGAAGACCATCCCTTAAATCCAATGAGCCCCTATGGAAATTCGAAATTAATGGTTGAAAAAATCCTGGAAGATTATTCACAGGCCTATGATTTGAGTTATGTTTCTTTAAGATATTTCAATGCAGCAGGAGCTGACCCCTCATCAGAAATAGGAGAATGGCACAATCCTGAAACTCACCTAATACCATTAATACTAGATGCTGCTTCAGAAAGAAGAGAATCAGTGAGCATTTATGGAACAAATTATCCTACTCCAGATGGAACTTGTATTAGAGATTATATTCACGTCCTTGATCTAGCCCAGGCCCACTATAAAGCACTAAAATACCTGAATGAAAAAAATAAAAGCCAAGTATTTAATTTAGGTAATGGGAACGGTTTTTCAGTTAAAGAAGTAATTCAAACTTGTCAGGAAGTAACTGGAAATAGGATTAAAGTTATAGAAGATGAACCTCGTCCCGGTGATCCACCTATTTTAGTGGGAAGTTCCAAAAAAGCACGTGAAGTACTAGGCTGGAATCCTCAATGGACAGATCTCCAGGATATTATATCCACCGCATGGAACTGGTACCAAAAGTTATATATGAACAATGACAATCTTTAA
- a CDS encoding transcriptional regulator has translation MLRINSEYTCDISEELEELFKALGNINRLLLIYSLASGEIEAVNVSEMARMMGLTQPAASQHLKVLKTAKILNAEKQGNQIYYTFNQDALIKHKIKVDFLFGCVLTKCDCLEKKRNK, from the coding sequence ATGCTGAGGATAAATTCTGAATATACTTGTGATATTTCAGAAGAATTAGAAGAACTTTTTAAAGCACTGGGTAACATTAACCGGCTTTTATTGATTTATTCCCTGGCTTCAGGGGAGATAGAAGCAGTTAATGTGTCTGAAATGGCCCGGATGATGGGGTTAACCCAACCTGCAGCATCGCAGCATCTAAAAGTGCTTAAAACTGCTAAAATCCTTAATGCTGAAAAACAAGGCAATCAAATTTATTACACATTTAACCAGGATGCACTGATAAAACACAAAATAAAGGTGGATTTCCTTTTTGGATGTGTTTTAACCAAGTGTGACTGTTTAGAAAAAAAGAGGAACAAATAA
- the lon gene encoding endopeptidase La — protein MRELNLKDELSVLVIPDMVLLHETDMNLKIGKQIGSEIYNRVSKDDFYGIALAVKEGINRSVYSESDFYRTGTLVKILNAKEMRDFYHLKVEIIERVEIDEMMSEGRNYRAKYHLSPDIDDLDEENKKETLKHIRYIVSEISENFKGSQAYVEKISKLNDLNQALAYVFPYLHLSLKQKQDLLEIRSLKEKSLKFLDILIEQKESLKYQMEMASRVNDEMNKKHREVMLKEQLKAIQDELNDSDGAGNKKDYREQIEAANMPEEVKEVALEEVAKLERQGPHSSEENVIRNYLDLLVALPWGDTEIKEIDIEAARKILDDQHYGLDKVKDRIIQHLTVMKLKQNKQGSILLLVGPPGTGKTSLGKSIAEALERKYVRISLGGVKDESEVRGHRRTYLGALPGRIVQGMKRAGERNPVFILDEVDKLMPSYSGDPASALLEVLDPEQNNTFSDHYLEVPYDLSDVFFIATANSLRDIPGPLRDRMEIIEIGSYTSHEKFHIGKNHVMAEVLEEHGLDENQLQITDEALKTIIEKYTREAGVRGLKRQLSAVARVASEKVVSGKDELPYVVNEDMLYDVLGHELTQYHQAGKINPPGVVTGLAWTPVGGDILFIEGAFMPGKGKLTLTGQLGDVMKESAKISQSLIRSRLAINLKAVEFDKKDLHIHVPSGAIPKDGPSAGVALLTTIASLVTNHEVDPKLAMTGEISLRGAVLPVGGIKEKVLAAHRAGINRIILPIDNKKDLDDVPDDVKAEIEFILVETVEDVIRETIDIELPKPLMLEMNTGSITGGAGV, from the coding sequence ATGAGAGAACTAAACTTAAAAGATGAATTATCTGTACTCGTTATACCCGACATGGTCTTATTACATGAAACTGATATGAATTTAAAAATTGGAAAACAAATTGGGAGTGAAATTTATAATCGGGTCTCCAAAGACGATTTTTATGGAATAGCTTTAGCCGTCAAAGAAGGAATCAATAGAAGCGTATATTCTGAATCTGACTTTTATAGGACTGGTACTTTAGTTAAAATCTTAAATGCTAAAGAAATGAGAGATTTCTATCATTTGAAAGTTGAAATTATTGAAAGAGTTGAAATTGATGAAATGATGTCTGAGGGAAGAAATTACCGGGCTAAATATCATTTAAGTCCAGATATAGATGATTTAGATGAAGAAAACAAGAAAGAAACCCTCAAACACATTAGATACATTGTATCTGAGATAAGTGAAAATTTCAAAGGATCTCAGGCTTATGTTGAGAAAATTTCTAAGCTGAATGATCTCAATCAGGCACTGGCCTATGTATTCCCTTACCTACATCTGTCTCTTAAACAAAAACAGGACTTATTGGAAATACGATCTTTAAAAGAGAAGAGTCTAAAATTCCTTGATATCTTGATTGAACAAAAGGAATCTTTAAAATATCAAATGGAAATGGCATCTCGAGTAAATGATGAGATGAATAAAAAACACAGGGAAGTAATGCTAAAAGAGCAGCTCAAAGCTATTCAGGACGAACTAAACGATTCAGATGGTGCAGGAAATAAAAAAGACTACCGTGAACAAATTGAAGCGGCTAATATGCCGGAAGAGGTCAAAGAGGTTGCCTTAGAAGAAGTGGCCAAATTGGAAAGACAAGGCCCACACAGCTCTGAGGAAAATGTTATCCGTAACTATTTAGACTTACTGGTTGCTCTTCCATGGGGAGATACTGAAATAAAAGAAATAGACATTGAAGCAGCCCGAAAGATACTTGATGATCAACACTATGGTTTGGATAAAGTTAAAGATCGTATAATTCAGCATTTAACGGTCATGAAACTGAAACAGAACAAACAAGGATCCATATTACTTTTAGTTGGACCTCCTGGAACTGGAAAAACAAGCTTAGGTAAAAGTATAGCTGAAGCACTGGAGAGGAAGTATGTCCGAATCAGTCTGGGTGGAGTTAAAGATGAATCTGAAGTCAGAGGTCACCGAAGAACCTATCTTGGTGCATTACCCGGTAGAATTGTACAAGGAATGAAACGTGCTGGCGAGCGGAACCCAGTCTTTATTCTGGATGAGGTTGACAAACTAATGCCCTCCTACAGTGGAGACCCGGCCAGTGCCCTTTTAGAAGTTTTGGATCCTGAACAGAATAATACCTTCTCTGACCACTACTTAGAAGTGCCTTATGATCTATCTGATGTATTCTTCATAGCCACGGCTAACTCCTTAAGAGATATCCCTGGGCCACTACGTGATAGGATGGAAATAATAGAAATTGGCAGTTATACCAGCCATGAGAAGTTCCATATAGGTAAAAACCATGTTATGGCGGAAGTCTTAGAAGAACACGGTTTAGATGAGAATCAACTCCAAATTACAGATGAGGCATTAAAAACCATAATCGAGAAATATACTCGTGAAGCAGGTGTAAGAGGCCTTAAACGTCAGTTATCTGCAGTGGCCCGTGTCGCCTCTGAAAAAGTAGTCTCAGGTAAGGATGAATTACCCTATGTGGTTAATGAAGATATGCTCTATGATGTATTAGGTCATGAATTGACTCAGTATCATCAAGCTGGTAAAATTAATCCTCCGGGAGTAGTCACTGGTCTGGCCTGGACTCCGGTTGGTGGGGATATTCTCTTCATTGAAGGGGCATTCATGCCAGGTAAAGGTAAATTAACCCTTACTGGTCAATTAGGTGATGTAATGAAGGAATCTGCAAAGATTTCCCAGAGTTTAATCCGTTCCCGTCTGGCCATTAATTTGAAGGCGGTTGAATTCGATAAAAAGGATCTTCACATTCACGTTCCATCTGGTGCCATTCCTAAAGATGGTCCTTCTGCAGGTGTAGCTTTGCTGACCACTATAGCTTCTTTAGTGACCAACCATGAGGTTGATCCGAAATTGGCCATGACTGGTGAGATCTCTTTAAGAGGAGCAGTATTACCTGTGGGTGGAATTAAAGAAAAGGTTTTGGCCGCCCATCGTGCAGGAATTAACCGGATAATCCTACCAATTGACAATAAAAAAGACTTGGATGATGTACCAGATGATGTTAAAGCAGAAATCGAGTTCATACTAGTGGAAACAGTAGAAGATGTTATTCGAGAAACCATTGACATTGAACTACCTAAACCTTTAATGCTGGAAATGAACACCGGCTCTATTACTGGTGGGGCTGGGGTTTAA